CAATCACATCGTCTTTCATGCCGCCGTGCCAATAAGGACGGAAGCCGAGAATGTCGCGATAGAAATGGTCTTCAGCCTCACGGTGATAGACCAGAAAGCCCGCGTGAATGATGTGGCGCGACACGGCAGAGCCGATTTGCAACGTGGCCTCAGCCTGAGCGCGCTCCACAAATTCGACCCTGTGGCCTTCAGGATCGCTGATCACGAAAAACAGACTGTGGTCGCTGCGTCCCTGAATCTCCGGAACCGTGATTCCCTGCGCGATCAGATACGTTCGCAGCGCCGCGATATTATTGGTCCGCCAAGCCACGTGGTCCATGCGGTCGGGGGATCTCAAGTCGAGCGCCGGGCTAAATCCCACCCACTGCTTTCCAACCATATATCGCAGTACGCCGCCAGGCTCGATCGGCTCCGCCGAGGCCAGACCGAGCTGATCGCCGTAGAGCTTCTTCACGCCCTCGGGATTCGTGGTGTAGAAGGCGACGTGATCGATGCCGAGAATGCGCGGCCGCTGGGCAGGAGTCTGACCAAAGGCGCCGAACTGAAACACGGAGTTGGCAAGAATTACAATGGCAAAATTCAGTCCTAGCTTTCTCAACCCTAGCTTTGTTAACCCTAGTTTTTTCAACCCCAGTTTTTTCATGGCGTCACCGATTCTAGTCCAAGTCTGAAAGTTCAAGGAGTTCAAGATCAACTTTCTCCACCTCGATTTTTCGAGTGTTTCAGTTTTGCAGTCTCATTCCGCAGCACGGCGGTCGTGTCGGTGAAGAATCTTGCGATTGCAACTAATTCGGGCCCACTGTAACGCCTTGTCACTTCCGCCATCGCCTGGCCGAGTGAGTGAAACACAGGTACAATCCTCTCCTTCAGTCCTTTCACCGGGAGCGGTTGGACGATCACGCTGCGCCGGTCGGTGGGATGAGCCTGACGGCGAACATAGCCGGCCCGCTCCAGTCGATCGACGATGCCGGTGATCGCTCCCGTGGTGAATCCCGACAACTCGGCCAAGCGGGTGGCGGTCGAGGCGCCGTGCCGCTCCAGCAGCCCGAGGCACTTCCATTCCGCCGCGTTCATTCCCAGATGGGCGGCCACGGCTTCGTGAAAAAACACGACCGCATCGCTGAGTTCGCGGCCCATTAAATCCTGCGAGGGTGCGGAACGAACTGGAATCGGCGACGATTTTTTCCTTGCCATATCTCTTACATGTAAGATACTTTGTTCTAAGCTTATTTTAGCAGAAGGACACGATCATGCCAGCCGCGGAAATTATCCCGACCTCAAGCGTTTCACCGGAGCCAGTCTCGCGCTGGCAGCGCGTCGGTCCAATTGTCGCGTTGCTGCTGCTCGCCCCGATTATTTCAGAAGTCCTCTACGGAGCGACCCGCCTCAGCGTGATTTTCATATTGGTCCCGGAGATTCTGACTTGGGGATGCGGCGCCTTGCTGATCCGCGAATGCGTGCGGCGCTGGAACAAGGGTTGGCCCAGCATGCTGGCAATGGGTCTGGCGCTGGCGGTCGCCGAGGAATGGGTGATTCAGCAGACTTCGATCGCGCCTCTGGTCGGGCTGGCGCAACGCGAGTATGGGCGGGTCTGGGGCGTGAACTGGGTCTATTTTCTGTGGGCTCTCGGCTACGAAAGCGTTTGGGTGGTTTTGGTGCCCGTGCAGCTCACCGAACTGCTCTTCCCCGGCCGGCGCGGGCTGGCGTGGTTGCGCACACGAGGCTTTGTCATCGCCTGCGTCATCTTCGTGTTGGGCGCTTTGATGGCGTGGTACGGATGGACGCAGAGGGCGCGCGTGATGATCTTTCACATGCCGCCATATCATCCGCCTACGAGTTACATCGTGGCAGCGGTTGGAGTCATTTTCCTGTTGATCCTCTCGGCTTACGCATTGCCCGGTCAATCGGCGGTTGCTCCGCTAAGCTCGCGCACGGCTCCGCCGCCTGCGACAGTTGGATGGACGGCGACTGCGCTCGGATCACCCTGGGCTGCTTTTGTGGTCGTGGGCTTCGGTGCCCTGCCAGCAGTCCCCTTCGGGCTTTCGTTTGCACTGGGGCTGGCATGGTGCATCCTCACTCTGTTTCTGATTCGGCGATGGACTTCCGGCACCGGTTGGGATGATCCGCATCGCTTTGCGGTGGTGTTTGGGGGAGTGCTCGGCTGCATGGTTGGAGGATTTGTCGTATTCAAAGTAGCAGGAGCCTTGCGCATCGACTGGATCGGGAAAGTGGTCCTCAACGTAGCCGCCGTTCTGTGGCTCGTGGCAGTCGGCCGCGGCATTCAACGGCGCAGCAATAACTCAGTTCGTTTACCTGCTGACTGAATCCAGGAACTGGCGCAGAACCTTGCCGACGGCTTCGGGCTGCTCCCAGGGCGAGTAGTGCCCGGCTTTTGAAATGACACGGAGCTGGCTGCCGGAAATATGTTGGCGCATGAGTTCGGCTTCGTTGACTCCGGTCATTGCGTCTTCGTCGCCGGTAATCAGCAACGTGGGAACGTTGATCGTCTTTAAGATTTCGACCGAGTCGGGGCGGGAGGCCATGCCGCGCTGCACTTGGGCGATATCTTCCGGAGAATTATTCAACGCACGCCGTAAAGATATGCGTCTTCGATATACATGCCTCCTACCTGGGAACCGCCTAACCGCGCGCCCTCGACAGATGCGGTCTTCCCGAATACAGACCGGAGAGCTTCGTAGAGAGGATTTCTAGGGCTAATCAATTGAACTCTCAAAAGTCGGGCGGAGTCGCCCTGATTCAGGCGGACTATCTCAGCCAGTTTTCGGTAGGAGTCGCGTGGGCCCAGTTCGTCAACGACCGGGCTGGCGATCACGAGATGCCACTCGCCGTCTAATAGCCAAAACATGCCTGCGATCGGAAACCGCTGACTGACCCGCAACTCATGCCAGAGATTTTTGCCAAACTCAACATCCGCGTCAGTTAGACCCATAGCGATATAAGGCATTACCACCTCCGTCTGATCCATTCCATCACGCCCGAACCCGGTTCGGTAGCCGCCGCGTAGAGGGACATGGCATCCTGCTGATCAACTACCTCATAGCGGTTCTCGTCGTTCCATTGCCAAACCGTGTTCCAATTGCTGCCAAGTTTGAGGTCAGCGCTCATTTCCGTGCCCAACTCAAACCACAATCCGGCATCAAGTTTTGCCAACTCTTCAAGTTTATGGGTATATGCCCTGTTGATAAAGCTTTTGTCGGGGAAGTCATATTGTTGCACTGCACGCGCCAAACACGCCTTTAGCGCGCACTCCACACCCAGGCCGGTCAAGTAATAGGCGCCGGTCCAGTGCCTGGACTGAAGCAGCACGCTAGCTTCTTCGAGCCTGCTATCAGCCAGCTCTTGCAGCTTTTCACGGTTCAATCGCGCGATGGGCACTCATCCTCCGAAAGGATCTTTGCTCTTGGGCCCATAGGAATTGTAGCCGCTACACGCCAACGATTCCATCCACGAATGAGCGCAGAAGCTTGCCGACGGCTTCGGGCTGCTCCCAGGGCGAGTAGTGTCCTGCTTTTGAAATGACACGGAGCTGGCTGCCTGAGATATGTTGGCGCATGAGTTCGGCTTCTTTGACGCCGGTCATTGCGTCTTCGTCGCCGGTGATCAGCAGCGTGGGAACGTTGATCGTCTTTAAAGTTTCGACCGAGTCCGCGCGGGCGGCCATGCCGCGCTGCACTTGCGCCACATCTTCCGGGGACATTTGACGCATCATCCCCAGCGCGCCATCGACCAGGTCGGGAC
Above is a window of Candidatus Sulfotelmatobacter sp. DNA encoding:
- a CDS encoding VOC family protein; protein product: MKKLGLKKLGLTKLGLRKLGLNFAIVILANSVFQFGAFGQTPAQRPRILGIDHVAFYTTNPEGVKKLYGDQLGLASAEPIEPGGVLRYMVGKQWVGFSPALDLRSPDRMDHVAWRTNNIAALRTYLIAQGITVPEIQGRSDHSLFFVISDPEGHRVEFVERAQAEATLQIGSAVSRHIIHAGFLVYHREAEDHFYRDILGFRPYWHGGMKDDVIEWMSLQVPDGTDWIEYMVNQPAHPNRQLTGVMNHVSLGVADIKKAQATLEARDWKPHGDEKAQLGRDGKWQLNLYDPDQVRVELMEFKPVQKPCCSEFTGTHPTE
- a CDS encoding MarR family transcriptional regulator; protein product: MARKKSSPIPVRSAPSQDLMGRELSDAVVFFHEAVAAHLGMNAAEWKCLGLLERHGASTATRLAELSGFTTGAITGIVDRLERAGYVRRQAHPTDRRSVIVQPLPVKGLKERIVPVFHSLGQAMAEVTRRYSGPELVAIARFFTDTTAVLRNETAKLKHSKNRGGES
- a CDS encoding alpha/beta fold hydrolase, with protein sequence MNNSPEDIAQVQRGMASRPDSVEILKTINVPTLLITGDEDAMTGVNEAELMRQHISGSQLRVISKAGHYSPWEQPEAVGKVLRQFLDSVSR
- a CDS encoding DNA-binding protein: MPIARLNREKLQELADSRLEEASVLLQSRHWTGAYYLTGLGVECALKACLARAVQQYDFPDKSFINRAYTHKLEELAKLDAGLWFELGTEMSADLKLGSNWNTVWQWNDENRYEVVDQQDAMSLYAAATEPGSGVMEWIRRRW